CTTTTGAACTCTACTAGAGTTCAACATaccaaaaagagaaaagagaaaggtcAGAGAAAACGAGATattccaaaaacaaaaatagagtCAGAACATGGCACGTCTAGGTAAAGGCACTTCTAGGTAAAAATCACTTCTAGATAAATTGTAAAACACTTCAgtagaaaatgtaaaagatggtaaaaaatgtagaaaatggaaaaacactTCTAATATTAAGAGCATACTTCTGTTAACTTTTTATGGAATAAAAAGTTCCCACCTCCTGGACTCACCTAAGTTGAGTCCACAACATAAATATTTACAATTACAAGGCACTTAAGTTCTTCTAGGGTAACACCTAGGTGGGGCAGTTTTGGCGGGGGAGTTCAAAATCATACCAGAAAATGAAAGTAACAATGGGGACGCTATGTACCCCTAAGATCACCTTACAACACATCTAGCAAGCTTATTCCTTCCCTGGCAAGTCTCTTCCCATACAAGTTACTTATAACAGCACCGCTTTATAAGTTGGTTTTAACCCTCAGCTCAGACTCAAACCAGACAACTCCTGCAATTTGCACACAATGAAAAATGGTTAATGAAAACGGCGGCGGTCGGAGGGGCGTGTGTTAAAGAAAACACGCCCAATAAGTTGGGTTCAACGGTGGATGGTAGCTTGGCACGCTACATGTAGGAGAGAAAGCGCTTATTTCACCTTTCTCCCTGGTGATTCTCTTCTTCAGGTCACAGGGGTGGACTACCCTGGACCTTGTTGGACACTGGAGAGGATTATTCTGCCTCTTTTTCCCTAGTGTCTGGCGGAGAGCCCTCCGCGCTGGCAGCCAGATCTCTGGCTACTTCCTTGGTGGAGCGGCCTGGCTCCTGGGCTGCAGCACACTGGCTCCAGTGGTaccactgtttaccttttccctcGAGCTGTACTGCGTGGGATGTTCTCGCCGTCACTCTGAAGGGCCCCTGCCAGCGAGGTTCAGACCACTTCCTCTTGATTGCTTTCAGGAGCACCCACTCAGCGTCTGGAGGAGTTTTGGTTTCTGCGTCTGGGTGTGCTGCGGTCACCTGTTTAGAAAACAAAGAGACTGTGCCCTGTAGCTGGCGGAAAAAGGCGTTGTGAGAAATGGTTACAGGTGAAGGCTCAGTAAGTGGAAGCTGAGACCAGGGCCCCGGGAAACACCTCCCTGTTTGTAGCTCATATGGTGAGAGGCCTGTCCTACTGTTTACTGACATTCTTATCGTCATGAGAGCCAGGGGGAGGGCTTGCAGCCAATTCATCCCTGTTTGGTTGcatattttagacattttgttttttaaggtcAGGTTCATCCTTTCTACCTTGCCTTGAGATTCAGGGTGGTATACGGAGCCAAATTTATGCTTTAGCCCCAACATGAGTTCCACCTTTTGCAAATCTTTGTTTTTGAAATGGGAACCATTATCTGACTTTATCCTTTCGGGGAACCCATGCTGGGGAATGTATTGGTTGATTAGAAATTTAATTACGGTCTGAGCGTCTTCATTTTTTGCGGGCATGGCCTCTGGCCATCCAGTGTAGGAATCCACACACACCAGCAAATACCTGCAACCCTGTACCCTGTCCGTCATGTCAGTGTAGTCAATCACAATCTCTTTCCCTGCCACTGTCTCAAGGGGGTAATGTCCCCCGTCTGGTTTCACTGTAGGCTTAGGGTTGAATGCTTGGCATTGGGGACAGGTCTTGGTTACCTGCTCTACCATTGGTTTCATGAATGGATGCCACCAATGTTGTAGGTTTCTCAACATCTGACTGACCCCTACATGTCCCACCCCATGAGCTTCTTCTAGGGCCGTCTCCCGTACCCCTGGTGGCAGAATAGGTCTACCATCCGGGCCCCGCCACAACCCCTCACTTTGCATAGCTCCCctgcttttccaaacagttttttCTTGTGGGGAAGCTCGTGCTTGTAACTCAATGATTGTTTCTTTGCTAAGCTCGGCCCTGGTTTCTAGGTCTGCAGTCATCATTAGATGGTGTGCCAAATATCCTGCTGCGGTTTTTGCGGCGCTGTCTGCTGCTTCATTTCCCTTACTCACTCTATCTTGAGTATTGCTGTGGCCCTTACATTTGACTATAGCTACCTTGGCTGGTAGGAGAATAGCTTTTGCTAATCTTTTCATTTCTTCCTCATGTTTAATAGGTTTTCCTCCTGCTGTCAAAAACCCTGCCCTCTGCCACTGTGGTAATTCGAGGTGAGCTGCTCCTGTTGCATAGGCTGAGTCAGAGTATACAGTTACTGCTTGATTTTTTCCTAGCTCTAAGGCTCTGATGAGTGCTTCCACTTCTGCTTTCTGTGCTGACTGCGCACCTTGCATCCTTTCTGCTTCTAATGTTACCACTTCCCCTCCTGTGTCTTCAACCACTGCATATGCTGCTTTCAGTCCCTCAGTCTCATGTCTAAAACAACACCCATCTGTGAATAGCACTCTTCCTTCCCCTAGTGGTTGTGCAGCTAAGTCTGGTCtgactttttccacttttcttgTCCTGTCCTCACACTCATGTGGTTCCCCCTCCCCCATCTGGTCTGCCATGTTAATGCCTTCATGTGTAAAGGTCAGGTTTGGGGCCTGCAAAACTTTGCTGATTCGCCTTTGTCTGGTTGATGTGAGTGAAAACATGGCTGAGTTAACAAAGGACACTATGCTGTGGGAGGTCAACACTATCAGGGGGTGTCCCATAACTATGTGTGATGATTTCTGAATGCATTTTGCCACCCTGCAGCATGTTGTGGCAGGCAGGCTGGCGTTTTCAATTTGTTCAAATGGGATGCTCATGTAGTTCAATACTACTCTGTCACCCCCTTTTTCTGAAACAAAACCCCATtagttgcttgttttgtttcagaAACATCCAAAGTGGAAGGGCAGGGGAGTAGTTTGGGCAGGCCAGATTTGCTGCTGCAGCAAGGGattgtttaagtttaatgaaTGCCTCATTGCCTTCAAATGTCCAGTCTAAGGCTGAGGACAAATTGCGCATGCCCTGTTGGCGCCCACATAGCCCGGAGGGGATCTGTAAGGTCGACATAGCCTGGAACATAGGATTTGCTGTAGCCTGTCAAGCCCaaaaatgacaacatgtctttTACAGTACATGGGGTTTTCGGTGGGCCAAAATAACTGATCTGTGTGCAGGGGAAACACCTACACCACTGCCTGAAAGGATTCTGCCCCGAAAAAGGTAACTTCTCTTCTACAGACTTGTATTTTCTTCCTGCTTACTTTGTAACCCTCCCTAGCCAGGGTGGTCAAAACATCTTTGGTAGCCTGCAGACAGGCAATTGGCGGGTTGCAGCTATCAGAAGATCATCTACATATTGTACCAGAACGATGTCAGGTGGTAGGGTACAATCTGTCAGTGAGTTTTTCAGAACTTTGTTAAACAGGCCTGGGGAGAGGTTAAACCCTTGTGGTAGGCGTGTGTATCGCATGGGGCGGACCCATGTATGTGAATGAGAAAATATCTCGCAGATGTTCGGCCAGAGGGAGgcagaaaaatgcatttgagAGATCTAACACTGTGTACCAGTGGTGTTGTGGTCCTATGTCAGCGAGAGCAACATGTGGGTTAGGTACAGTGAGAGTGGTGTCTACAATGAGATCATTTATGGCGCGCAGGTCATGAACCATCCTATATTTACCTgtttctgctttcaaaactgggAGGATAGGTGTGTTCCACTGGGAACGAGAGGGTTCTAACACCCCTGCCTCAATCAATCCTGTGACTGTATCTGAAATGCCTAGCTGCTTTTCCCTAGAGCATGAGTATTGTGGTATCCATACAGGCGGAGATGGCCTACTGATGTAGGTTTAGTGCATTGTGCCCCGCTGACCTTTCAGCGGGGCACAATGCACTAAACCTACATCAGTCGGTGTTTGTGACCAGAGAGTGGTGGGAAGACCATCTAACATGGCTTTAGCATCTTGATGGTCAGTCCTTTCCCTACCATGGTGCCTAGCAATTAAGTCATGTTGGAGAAAAGCTGTGTCTCAACCCTCACAGAATGCGGAAGGTTTTGGTGGAGGGAGAGTATTGAACCTTGGGGAGAGGAGTGAGTGTCCAGTCGGTGGCAGTCAGGGCTGTCTTGACCATGGGACCTAATGATTTGGCCTCATACCCTGGGTGCAGGGCAAGTGAAACATGTGGGGCAGATTCCTCAGTCATAACAAACCATGGCAACTGATCAGGGGTTAGCTGGACCGCGGCGGCTACGCCTTCAGGTCCCACAAAGATGTTTTGAGAGTGGATGTCCCATCTGGTGTCCGCTATCGTGTCAAAAGCGTCTTGATAACAGAGATCAGAGTGGACATCATAATTTAGGGTGACATGTGGGGGATCTGGGGGAGGGACAAAGGGTGCAACTTGCGAGATCCAGGGCTTCCAGAGGAAGAACTGTTTCAGGATGCCCCCGGAGCCCGGGCCTTCTGGAGACAACATAGCCCAGTAAATGTCAGCATAGGAGTCAGAGGTGGGGGAAAGGATGTATTGTCCGTGGCCCTGGTTTCCTTCAGAACAGGTCATTTGACGGCCGTCAGGGAAAGTCAGTAATATTCCATCAGCACAACACAGGATAGACACGCCCAGTTTTATGAGGAGATCTCTGCCAAGGAGGTTCATAGGAACCGTGGGAGAAACAACATATGGATGGAGGACGCATTGGTTCCCTATAGCTGTATGCAGTGGTTTTGTTATTGGCAGTTTTTGCTTTTCCCCAGAGAAACCCATCACCGTAATGTGACTTGGTGAAATGTGTTGTGATGGACAATGTCTGATTGTTGAGCAAGTAGCTCCTGTGTCAACTAAGAAGGGCTGAACAGTTCCTTCTACTCTCATGGACACCATGGGATCTGCCGTGGTCCCTGGGTCCTGTTGCTCTGCTGGGGAGTGTCATTGTGGCAACTGCTGGCCTGGTTCCCAGCCAGTCCAGTTCCATTCAGCCATCTGCAGTTGCGCTTGGGGTGGACGTCGGTGGTCCCGGGGGTGGCTGGTATGGACCCCCTTGCTGGTAACCCCTTCCCCTTGGTGACTGACCCCCATTTAGCGGACACTCCCTAGACCAGTGTCCCATCTGACCACAGGCAAAGCAGGCCCCTGGAGTTCCCCCTGGGGGGGCCGGCCCCCCCCTCCCtggtctccctcctcctctcccataTCCCCTCCCACTATTTTGTTGCCATTGGGGAGGACCCCGCCCTATAGGGTGGGGGTTGGGCATAggattgtggttgtgtgtgtggaggggctggAATCCAGTCAGGAATGGGGAAAAGGTCAGGAGTGGGGGGCCCTGCAGTTAAAGCCATGAGTCTCTGTAATTGCCACTCATCAGTTGGTTGCCTAATCTTCCCCCTGTGGGTTTGGTCCTGGCCCGCAAACGGGGCTGAGGGGACACATCTGCCAAGCCCTGTAACTTCC
The DNA window shown above is from Perca fluviatilis chromosome 7, GENO_Pfluv_1.0, whole genome shotgun sequence and carries:
- the LOC120562255 gene encoding uncharacterized protein LOC120562255, producing MVSMRVEGTVQPFLVDTGATCSTIRHCPSQHISPSHITVMGFSGEKQKLPITKPLHTAIGNQCVLHPYVVSPTVPMNLLGRDLLIKLGVSILCCADGILLTFPDGRQMTCSEGNQGHGQYILSPTSDSYADIYWAMLSPEGPGSGGILKQFFLWKPWISQVAPFVPPPDPPHVTLNYDVHSDLCYQDAFDTIADTRWDIHSQNIFVGPEGVAAAVQLTPDQLPWFVMTEESAPHVSLALHPGYEAKSLGPMVKTALTATDWTLTPLPKVQYSPSTKTFRIL